The Lycium ferocissimum isolate CSIRO_LF1 chromosome 1, AGI_CSIRO_Lferr_CH_V1, whole genome shotgun sequence genome includes a region encoding these proteins:
- the LOC132029674 gene encoding LOB domain-containing protein 15, which translates to MSRERERYEEIGKKIKREADDYSQMGRRYLLVPPGSSTTLNTVTPCAACKLLRRRCAQECPFSPYFSPHEPQKFASVHKVFGASNVSKMLMEVPESQRADTANSLVYEANVRLRDPVYGCMGAISALQQQVQALQAELNIIRAEIIKYKFSDTTTSTLIPSSHVSSLFSSGIVSVVAAPPPPLSLPSTISSADATMYTQPSTTTTEFSTISRENNMSYFG; encoded by the exons ATGTCAAGAGAAAG GGAGAGATATGAGGAGatagggaaaaaaataaagagggaAGCAGATGACTACTCGCAGATGGGAAGGAGATATCTGTTGGTGCCTCCTGGAAGCAGTACAACCTTAAATACTGTAACACCTTGTGCTGCCTGTAAGCTTTTGAGACGTCGTTGTGCTCAAGAATGTCCATTTTCTCCTTATTTTTCCCCTCATGAACCCCAAAAGTTTGCTTCTGTTCACAAGGTTTTTGGTGCTAGTAACGTTTCCAAGATGTTAATG GAGGTACCTGAGAGCCAAAGAGCAGATACAGCTAATAGTTTAGTTTATGAAGCAAATGTAAGGTTAAGAGATCCGGTGTATGGATGCATGGGAGCCATTTCTGCTCTACAACAACAAGTTCAAGCTTTACAAGCGGAGCTAAATATTATTAGGGCGGAGATAATAAAGTACAAGTTTAGTGACACCACAACAAGTACTCTCATTCCATCTTCTCATGTTTCATCATTGTTTTCTTCTGGAATTGTTTCCGTCGTCGCTGCACCGCCGCCACCGTTATCACTGCCCTCAACGATATCTTCTGCTGATGCCACCATGTACACCCAACCGTCTACAACAACTACTGAATTTAGCACCATATCCCGTGAGAATAATATGTCCTATTTTGGCTaa